CGTCATTACCGCGCCCTTGGGGAGACGCTGAGCCGCCCCCCTGTTCCTACGCGGTCCTCCTCCGGGCGCCGCGGACGCCGCTGGGGGACGAGCTGGCGGGAAGCGTGCGAGTTCAACCGCCCCGTCGAGGGAGTCCTCGCAGCGGTAGAAGCCACAATCCTCGCCAAGACACAACATGGTGACGCACTCGTCTTCGCTCGGGTCCTCGCATTCAACCTCGGCCAACTCCCACGCTTCCTGCATGGGCGGCACCGAAGCCGTGGCACATGCCATCCACGACAGTGCCAGAAGCGGCAGCCACCACGACTTCCTCTCCGTCCTGGGCCACACCCGCACAATCACTCGCATGCACACCTCCAAAGTCAGCATCTGCCTCCTTGTGGTCGACCATCAAGGACGCCGCGAGCAGCGGACTCGGCCCGCGCGCGGAGCCGTGTCCCTGGGCTCGTACAGCGCGGTGATTCTCTCCAGGGACCGCTGGTAACCTGCGGGCGGATGCTGCTCGCCCGACCTCCTGACCTCGCCCCTCGCGCTCCGTGGCCGGACATGCCCCTGGTGGTATGGCCGGCCGCGCTCGCCATGTGGGGCCCCGGGGACATGTCGTCGAAGCATGCCCACCACGCGATGCACCTCATGCTCTGTCGCACGGGCACGCTCTCCATCCGCGTGGACTCAGCCAAGAAGGACACGCGCGCGGCTGGAGTCCTCGTCGGTCCCGATGTCCCGCACGCACTCGACGCCCGAGGCACAGAGGTCGTCCTCCTCTTCGTCGAGCCCGAGAGCCACGACGGCCTGCGCCTGCGCGCCTCGCTCACCGAGTCCGTCCGCCTCTTCGACGAGGCCGCGCGCGACGCCCTGCTCGCCAGTCTGCCGCGCGAGGGCCCCATTCCCCACGCGGCCATCGGCCCGTGGATGGAGTCCACGCTGGAAGCCCTCGCCGGCCCCACCACCACCAGCGCCCCTCGCATGCACCCGCGCGTGCGCAAGCTCCTGCGCCACCTGCGCTCCGACCCCGCCCCCGAGGACACCTCCCTCGAAGCGCTCGCCGAGGTCGCCGGACTCTCCTCCGGCCGCCTGATGCACGCCTTCACCGAGTCCACCGGCGTGCCCCTGCGCCCCTATCTCCTCTGGCTCCGACTCCAGCGCGCCGCCGGCGCCATCGCCTCCGGACGCACCGCTGGGGAGGCCGCGCACGCCGCCGGCTTCTCCGACTCCGCCCACCTGACACGCACCTTCCGGCGCATGTTCGGCACCACGCCCTCCTTCCTCCAACGTCGCAGCCAGTTCGTTCAAGCCCAGGCCAAGGCTCCCGACGCATCTTGAGCAGCGTCAGGCCGGGACTCCTCCCGACCTCCCGCGCCAGGAGCCTCGCCGTGTCCTTCGCCCTCGTGCTGCTCTCGTTCTTCGCCCTCTTCCACCTGCCCCCGCTGCGCAGGCTGCCCGCGCTCTCCACCCCCGCGAGCCGCGCCGCCGTGGCCGCGGGCCTCTTCTTCATCGGCGCCGGCGTCATGCACTTCCTCATGCCCGCCCGCTACGACGCCATGATTCCGCCGCAGCTCCCCTCGCCCCGCTTCTGGACGCTCCTGTCCGGCGTGCTCGAAGTCGCGGGCGGCGTGGGCCTCCTCCTCCCGCGCACCCGCAGGCTCGCGTCCCTCGGGCTCATCGCGCTGCTCGTCGCCGT
The Myxococcus fulvus DNA segment above includes these coding regions:
- a CDS encoding helix-turn-helix domain-containing protein is translated as MSSKHAHHAMHLMLCRTGTLSIRVDSAKKDTRAAGVLVGPDVPHALDARGTEVVLLFVEPESHDGLRLRASLTESVRLFDEAARDALLASLPREGPIPHAAIGPWMESTLEALAGPTTTSAPRMHPRVRKLLRHLRSDPAPEDTSLEALAEVAGLSSGRLMHAFTESTGVPLRPYLLWLRLQRAAGAIASGRTAGEAAHAAGFSDSAHLTRTFRRMFGTTPSFLQRRSQFVQAQAKAPDAS
- a CDS encoding TIGR02269 family lipoprotein codes for the protein MRVIVRVWPRTERKSWWLPLLALSWMACATASVPPMQEAWELAEVECEDPSEDECVTMLCLGEDCGFYRCEDSLDGAVELARFPPARPPAASAAPGGGPRRNRGAAQRLPKGAVMTFPNWNGAAQVIPPSHRLPSGRWEKHHIFPQEEALARWFEGRGVKIHSYTIPIPYELHQRIHRVGGRGGEWNEAWREFRRTNPRASPEDIFKHAGELIYRFQLMGGPIQPYYSKPGT
- a CDS encoding DoxX family protein, which encodes MSFALVLLSFFALFHLPPLRRLPALSTPASRAAVAAGLFFIGAGVMHFLMPARYDAMIPPQLPSPRFWTLLSGVLEVAGGVGLLLPRTRRLASLGLIALLVAVLPANIHEAAANSASHVLPFPDWYFWLRLPFQLVYIAWVAWAGGLLPSQSRARRAMAG